In Kitasatospora gansuensis, a genomic segment contains:
- a CDS encoding cell division protein FtsQ/DivIB — protein sequence MAETPVLTDPLEDEEEAEEEYAPRLRLSRRGIVVLSALGALLLGALGWLVFFSSVLDVRVVAVQGLTGDKLTAHQVREVLGGGQHGPLARVDLAEAERRVAELPRVAKVEVWRGWPHTLRIKVVERRPVAAVRTEDGKFTQVDSAGFGFATEDAPPAGVPVVELALSQQANDALAVFGKPELVRAAVTVAAGLPPEVAKLAGAVRVHSYDDIQLQLADGAVVRWGSAERTARKAQVLAALLPRKAKIYDVSAPEAPGIGG from the coding sequence GACGCCCGTCCTCACTGATCCCCTGGAGGACGAGGAGGAGGCCGAGGAGGAGTACGCTCCCCGGCTCCGGCTCTCCCGGCGGGGGATCGTGGTGCTGAGCGCGCTCGGGGCACTGCTCCTGGGCGCGCTCGGCTGGCTGGTGTTCTTCTCCTCGGTGCTGGACGTCCGGGTGGTCGCCGTCCAGGGGCTGACCGGTGACAAGTTGACGGCGCACCAGGTCCGCGAGGTGCTGGGCGGCGGGCAGCACGGCCCGCTGGCCCGGGTCGACCTGGCCGAGGCCGAGCGGCGGGTGGCCGAGCTGCCCCGGGTCGCCAAGGTCGAGGTCTGGCGCGGCTGGCCGCACACCCTGCGGATCAAGGTGGTCGAGCGGCGCCCGGTGGCGGCGGTGAGGACTGAGGACGGGAAGTTCACCCAGGTGGATTCGGCCGGCTTCGGGTTCGCCACCGAGGACGCGCCGCCGGCCGGGGTGCCGGTGGTGGAGCTGGCACTCAGTCAGCAGGCGAACGACGCCCTCGCGGTGTTCGGCAAGCCGGAGCTGGTGCGGGCCGCGGTGACGGTGGCGGCGGGGCTGCCGCCGGAGGTGGCCAAGCTGGCCGGGGCGGTCCGGGTGCACAGCTACGACGACATCCAACTGCAGCTCGCCGACGGGGCGGTGGTGCGCTGGGGGAGTGCGGAGCGCACCGCGCGCAAGGCCCAGGTACTGGCCGCGCTGCTGCCCCGGAAAGCGAAGATCTACGACGTGAGTGCGCCCGAGGCGCCCGGTATCGGGGGATGA